Proteins encoded in a region of the Streptomyces sp. PCS3-D2 genome:
- a CDS encoding FHA domain-containing protein — MQIRLTVLGSRSGHQTATAPASCDVLVTAPAGTALAAVASGLAATVGGPDTGGTVVLYAGSERLDLQRRVLGEPPLVDGAVLAVNAPMPDVLPEDGLGTPQLHVVAGPDAGGVHLLHGGQIRVGRSADADVPLDDPDVSRMHCAVTVIGGGRVAVADLGSTNGTAVDGSPVGLQPVALPPGALLRVGESTLRLAPASAPALAVTPDQEGHLALAAPASSGGSGGSEGPTGAFPDAPGSAAGARGPAGPEEYDPHGPRGLHAPATAPRTTPGASGTAPETTGPYGPTGAAGAARPDTPASPGGPGAAGPDGARPGSGRRRGLGAWARRWVRGEDIAEDIAEAVVAAAAPHPDDPAALLLAAMGPTGRLWSRTSGRAGGSALLEVGLGAGNRLSLPAVGALGLAGPRARLSGAARWVVAQLAGLHAPGQLEIVLVCADRVRPLADRRRDWGWLGWLPHVRPAHGQDCRLLLAYDRDQAAARTAELTRRLDDGPLGAHWASTSPEQVREAADAYAGPYTLLVLDGDPGTGALRDITGRLASHGPAAGIHVLVLAEAPAATPASPVHDTYEAACAATPAFRDCGAVALLSGDVATAVQTFAVRGGHPVPSGSTAVSDAVSTAWAERFARALAPLRPTDGGACGPGRPTAATLPATARLLDELGLARATPASLMARWAAATDQGQGQGGLAEIVLGSGRRGPVGTELVHDGPHLIVEGPAGSGRTELLRSVAASLAAGARPDRLGLVLLDGAGGERGDGLLPCTELPHVSAHLVASDPLRMREFAQALGAELKRRAELLDGVPFAEWHAQREVSGRMVAPRRPAPGEVRGDGGSAPASPGPGEAVRTGTLRLRAAATRTEPVGPSPLPRLVVLVDDLDALVAPGLGSAGRPAAGSVVRALEAVARDGARLGVHLVASTSRPDRTADTGPARTAALRVELEGPDQPGPGRGVLRFGDGRTVPFQAGRVTGRIPRTATLRPTVVPVEWERMGDPPARRPVRELGNGPTDLALLASALDRAAHLVSAIPVLFPPAPQDAS, encoded by the coding sequence ATGCAGATCCGGCTGACCGTCCTCGGGTCGCGCAGCGGCCACCAGACCGCGACCGCCCCCGCGAGCTGTGACGTGCTCGTCACCGCGCCCGCCGGCACCGCGCTGGCCGCGGTCGCCTCCGGGCTCGCGGCCACCGTCGGCGGCCCCGACACCGGGGGCACGGTCGTGCTGTACGCGGGCTCCGAGCGCCTCGACCTCCAGCGGCGGGTGCTGGGCGAGCCGCCGCTGGTGGACGGCGCGGTGCTGGCAGTGAACGCGCCGATGCCGGACGTACTGCCCGAGGACGGCCTCGGCACACCCCAGCTGCACGTCGTGGCCGGACCCGACGCGGGCGGCGTGCACCTGCTGCACGGCGGGCAGATCCGCGTCGGACGGTCCGCCGACGCCGACGTTCCGCTGGACGACCCCGACGTGTCCCGGATGCACTGCGCGGTGACGGTGATCGGCGGCGGCCGGGTCGCCGTGGCCGACCTCGGCTCCACCAACGGCACCGCCGTCGACGGCTCCCCGGTCGGGCTCCAGCCGGTCGCCCTGCCCCCCGGAGCCCTGCTGCGGGTCGGCGAGTCCACCCTGCGGCTGGCGCCCGCGAGCGCGCCCGCGCTGGCGGTGACCCCCGACCAGGAAGGCCACCTGGCGCTCGCGGCCCCCGCGAGCTCCGGCGGCTCCGGCGGCTCCGAGGGCCCCACGGGCGCCTTCCCCGACGCCCCCGGGAGCGCGGCGGGCGCCCGCGGCCCGGCCGGGCCGGAGGAGTACGACCCGCACGGGCCGCGCGGCCTGCACGCCCCGGCCACCGCCCCCCGTACGACACCGGGCGCCTCCGGGACCGCCCCGGAGACCACCGGGCCTTACGGACCGACCGGCGCGGCCGGAGCCGCCCGTCCGGACACGCCCGCCTCCCCCGGAGGCCCCGGCGCGGCCGGTCCGGACGGGGCCCGGCCCGGATCCGGCCGCCGCCGGGGCCTCGGCGCGTGGGCCCGCCGGTGGGTGCGCGGGGAGGACATCGCGGAGGACATCGCGGAGGCGGTCGTCGCAGCCGCCGCGCCGCACCCCGACGACCCGGCCGCGCTGCTGCTGGCCGCGATGGGGCCCACCGGCCGCCTGTGGTCGCGTACGTCCGGGCGGGCCGGTGGCTCCGCGCTGCTGGAGGTCGGGCTCGGCGCCGGGAACCGGCTGTCGCTGCCCGCCGTCGGCGCCCTCGGCCTGGCGGGCCCGCGGGCCCGGCTGTCCGGGGCCGCCCGCTGGGTGGTCGCACAGCTCGCGGGACTGCACGCACCGGGGCAGCTGGAGATCGTGCTGGTCTGCGCCGACCGGGTCCGCCCGCTCGCCGACCGGCGGCGCGACTGGGGCTGGCTGGGCTGGCTGCCCCACGTACGGCCCGCGCACGGCCAGGACTGCCGCCTGCTCCTCGCGTACGACCGCGACCAGGCCGCCGCCCGCACGGCGGAGCTGACCCGGCGGCTCGACGACGGTCCGCTCGGCGCGCACTGGGCGAGTACCTCTCCCGAGCAGGTCCGGGAGGCGGCCGACGCCTACGCGGGTCCGTACACGCTCCTCGTCCTCGACGGCGACCCCGGCACCGGCGCGCTGCGCGACATCACCGGCCGGCTCGCCTCGCACGGCCCGGCCGCCGGGATCCACGTGCTGGTGCTCGCCGAGGCTCCGGCCGCCACCCCCGCCTCGCCGGTCCACGACACCTACGAGGCCGCCTGCGCGGCCACCCCCGCGTTCCGGGACTGCGGCGCGGTCGCCCTGCTCAGCGGGGACGTGGCCACGGCCGTGCAGACCTTCGCGGTCCGGGGCGGCCATCCCGTTCCGTCCGGCAGCACGGCCGTCTCCGACGCCGTCTCCACCGCCTGGGCCGAGCGGTTCGCCCGGGCCCTGGCCCCCCTGCGGCCCACCGACGGCGGGGCCTGCGGACCGGGCCGTCCCACGGCCGCGACGCTGCCCGCCACGGCCCGGCTGCTGGACGAGCTGGGACTGGCCCGGGCCACCCCGGCCTCCCTGATGGCCCGCTGGGCGGCCGCCACCGACCAGGGCCAGGGCCAGGGCGGCCTCGCCGAGATCGTGCTCGGCAGCGGGCGGCGCGGCCCCGTCGGCACCGAGCTGGTCCACGACGGCCCGCACCTGATCGTGGAGGGGCCCGCCGGGAGCGGGCGGACCGAGCTCCTGCGGTCGGTGGCCGCGTCACTGGCCGCGGGCGCCCGCCCGGACCGGCTCGGGCTGGTCCTCCTCGACGGGGCGGGCGGCGAGCGCGGGGACGGGCTGCTGCCCTGCACCGAACTCCCGCACGTCTCCGCGCACCTGGTCGCCTCCGATCCGCTGCGCATGCGGGAGTTCGCCCAGGCACTGGGCGCGGAGCTCAAGCGGCGGGCCGAGCTGCTGGACGGCGTCCCCTTCGCCGAATGGCACGCGCAGCGCGAGGTGTCGGGCCGGATGGTCGCGCCCCGCCGGCCCGCCCCGGGCGAGGTCCGCGGCGACGGCGGCTCCGCACCCGCCTCGCCGGGCCCCGGCGAGGCGGTACGGACGGGGACGCTCCGGCTGCGCGCCGCGGCGACCCGTACGGAACCGGTCGGGCCGAGCCCGCTGCCCCGCCTGGTGGTGCTGGTCGACGACCTCGACGCGCTGGTCGCGCCCGGGCTGGGCAGTGCCGGCCGGCCCGCCGCCGGCTCGGTGGTGCGGGCGCTGGAGGCGGTGGCCCGTGACGGTGCCCGGCTCGGCGTGCACCTGGTCGCGAGCACCTCCCGACCGGACCGCACGGCCGACACCGGCCCGGCCCGGACGGCGGCCCTGCGGGTGGAGCTGGAAGGCCCGGACCAGCCGGGGCCCGGCCGCGGCGTGCTGCGCTTCGGGGACGGCCGCACGGTCCCCTTCCAGGCAGGCCGGGTCACCGGGCGGATCCCCCGGACGGCGACCCTGCGACCGACGGTGGTGCCGGTGGAGTGGGAGCGGATGGGCGATCCGCCGGCCCGCCGGCCGGTGCGCGAACTGGGCAACGGCCCGACCGACCTCGCGCTGCTGGCCAGCGCCCTGGACCGAGCCGCGCACCTGGTCTCGGCGATACCCGTGCTGTTCCCTCCGGCGCCCCAGGACGCCTCGTAG
- a CDS encoding serine/threonine-protein kinase, with product MRPVGSKYLLEEPLGRGATGTVWRARQREAAGAEAAVAGQPGETVAIKVLKEELAQDADIVMRFLRERSVLLRLTHPNIVRTRDLVVEGDLLALVMDLIDGPDLHRYLRENGPFTPVAASLLTAQIADALAASHTDGVVHRDLKPANVLLDERGGQMRPMLTDFGIARLADSPGLTRTHEFVGTPAYVAPESAEGRPQTSAVDVYGAGILLYELLTGRPPFAGGTALEVLHRHLSEEPQRPSTVPEPLWTVIERCLRKEPNERPSAVSLARGLRVVAAGIGVHSTAAEVEAALGVGALLAPDPSPAPVPETPGAADPTQVLPSGAASPAGAYDPEAMTGVLPPVGAADATSVLPTGAPRPGGPGQTAGPGADPTSVMPPVQQPDAPHPWQSQMRAARDRNEQTQMQYLDPQDDPLRRRPQRQAPPPHRPQQPPQYRQGPPQQQQQYQQPQQPQYRQPQQPPQQQYAPPPPPPQHYQPQQRQPQQYQQPPQQPQYRQPQQPQQAPPQPPAPREPREPRRRSANPVRIPGLGCLKGCLVLILVFFVAGWLVWELTPLQEWVGTGRGWWDQVWTWGTDVVDWVAGIGDAAGSSGSSGSGSP from the coding sequence GTGCGGCCAGTCGGCAGCAAGTACCTGCTCGAGGAGCCGCTCGGGCGCGGCGCCACGGGCACTGTCTGGCGTGCCCGCCAGAGGGAGGCCGCCGGCGCGGAGGCGGCGGTCGCGGGACAGCCCGGTGAGACCGTGGCCATCAAGGTCCTCAAGGAGGAGCTGGCCCAGGACGCCGACATCGTCATGCGCTTCCTGCGGGAGCGCTCCGTCCTGCTGCGCCTGACCCACCCCAACATCGTCCGCACCCGCGACCTCGTGGTCGAGGGCGACCTCCTCGCCCTGGTCATGGACCTGATCGACGGCCCGGACCTGCACCGGTACCTGCGCGAGAACGGCCCCTTCACGCCCGTCGCCGCGAGCCTGCTGACCGCCCAGATCGCCGACGCGCTCGCCGCCAGCCACACCGACGGCGTGGTGCACCGCGACCTCAAGCCCGCCAACGTGCTGCTCGACGAGCGCGGCGGGCAGATGCGGCCGATGCTCACCGACTTCGGCATCGCCCGGCTCGCGGATTCCCCGGGACTGACCCGTACGCACGAGTTCGTCGGTACCCCGGCCTACGTCGCCCCCGAGTCCGCCGAGGGTCGCCCGCAGACCTCCGCCGTCGACGTCTACGGCGCCGGCATCCTCCTCTACGAGCTGCTCACCGGCCGCCCGCCGTTCGCCGGGGGCACCGCGCTCGAAGTGCTCCACCGCCACCTCAGCGAGGAGCCGCAGCGCCCCTCGACCGTGCCCGAGCCGCTGTGGACGGTCATCGAGCGCTGCCTGCGCAAGGAGCCGAACGAGCGCCCCAGCGCCGTGAGCCTGGCCCGCGGCCTGCGCGTGGTCGCCGCCGGTATCGGCGTGCACTCCACGGCTGCCGAGGTGGAGGCCGCGCTCGGGGTGGGAGCCCTGCTCGCGCCCGACCCCTCGCCGGCCCCGGTCCCCGAGACCCCGGGCGCCGCGGACCCCACCCAGGTGCTGCCGTCCGGGGCGGCCTCCCCGGCGGGCGCGTACGACCCGGAGGCCATGACCGGCGTCCTGCCGCCGGTCGGCGCCGCCGACGCCACCTCGGTGCTGCCCACCGGGGCTCCCCGGCCCGGGGGGCCGGGGCAGACGGCCGGCCCCGGCGCCGACCCGACCTCGGTCATGCCACCAGTGCAGCAGCCCGACGCGCCGCACCCGTGGCAGTCGCAGATGCGGGCCGCCCGGGACCGCAACGAGCAGACGCAGATGCAGTACCTCGACCCCCAGGACGACCCGCTGCGCCGCCGCCCGCAGCGCCAGGCGCCCCCGCCGCACCGACCCCAGCAGCCGCCGCAGTACCGACAGGGCCCGCCGCAGCAGCAACAGCAGTATCAGCAGCCGCAGCAGCCCCAATACCGCCAGCCGCAGCAGCCTCCACAGCAGCAGTACGCGCCGCCGCCCCCGCCGCCGCAGCACTACCAGCCGCAGCAGCGTCAGCCCCAGCAGTACCAGCAGCCCCCGCAGCAGCCGCAGTACCGGCAGCCGCAGCAGCCCCAGCAGGCCCCGCCGCAGCCCCCGGCCCCCCGGGAGCCGCGCGAGCCGCGCCGCCGCAGCGCCAACCCGGTGCGCATCCCCGGCCTCGGCTGCCTCAAGGGCTGCCTGGTGCTGATCCTGGTGTTCTTCGTGGCGGGCTGGCTGGTCTGGGAGCTGACCCCGCTCCAGGAGTGGGTCGGCACCGGCCGGGGATGGTGGGACCAGGTGTGGACCTGGGGCACCGACGTCGTGGACTGGGTCGCCGGCATCGGTGACGCGGCGGGCTCCTCGGGTTCCTCCGGCTCCGGCAGCCCCTGA